A single window of Archangium gephyra DNA harbors:
- a CDS encoding AraC family transcriptional regulator: MDGHTDVISDVLETMHFTTQLFGRFELGAPWAIRVPQKETSSFYVLARGSLRLKVEGLDTPILLSAGDVVLVPHGAAHVLDDGSRRTLAPRDLIPSEQLRGSVLTPRRLGGEGPASTLVVGCFRFSAGVRSPLFTAFPPAIHLPAHEPGVAPWLAATVQLIVAESSAPGPGSAIVLGRLADVLLVQALRTRAAATGPDEAAGLRALADPQIGAALGLMHGRLAEPWTVERLAAAVGQSRSGFAARFHALVGEPPLQYLARWRMTKAAQWLRETDDSLPEIAERVGYVSAVAFNKAFKRWHGVGPGGFRRARGEVRAEEAALSTPSP; the protein is encoded by the coding sequence ATGGACGGTCACACCGACGTCATCTCGGACGTGCTCGAGACGATGCACTTCACCACCCAGCTCTTCGGCCGCTTCGAGCTGGGAGCGCCGTGGGCGATCCGCGTCCCCCAGAAGGAGACCTCGTCCTTCTACGTGCTGGCGCGAGGCAGCCTGCGGCTGAAGGTCGAGGGCCTGGACACGCCCATTCTCCTGTCGGCGGGGGACGTGGTGCTGGTGCCCCATGGCGCGGCCCATGTGCTCGACGATGGCTCCCGGCGCACCCTCGCCCCCCGGGATCTCATCCCCTCGGAGCAGCTGCGGGGCTCCGTCCTGACACCACGCCGGCTCGGCGGAGAGGGGCCCGCCAGCACGCTCGTCGTCGGCTGCTTCCGGTTCAGCGCGGGTGTCCGCAGCCCGCTGTTCACCGCCTTCCCACCCGCCATCCACCTCCCCGCCCACGAGCCGGGGGTGGCGCCCTGGCTCGCCGCGACGGTGCAGCTCATCGTCGCCGAGAGCTCCGCCCCGGGGCCGGGCAGTGCCATCGTGCTCGGGCGGCTCGCGGATGTGCTGCTCGTCCAGGCGCTCCGCACGCGGGCGGCGGCCACCGGCCCGGACGAAGCGGCGGGGCTGCGGGCCCTCGCGGATCCCCAGATCGGAGCCGCGCTCGGGCTGATGCATGGGCGCCTGGCCGAGCCCTGGACGGTGGAGCGCCTCGCGGCCGCGGTGGGCCAGTCACGCTCGGGGTTCGCCGCGCGCTTCCACGCGCTCGTGGGAGAGCCTCCGCTGCAGTACCTCGCCCGCTGGAGGATGACGAAGGCCGCGCAGTGGCTGCGCGAGACGGACGACAGCCTTCCGGAGATCGCCGAGCGGGTGGGCTATGTGAGCGCCGTGGCCTTCAACAAGGCCTTCAAGCGCTGGCATGGCGTCGGGCCCGGGGGCTTCCGGCGGGCGCGAGGCGAGGTGCGCGCCGAGGAGGCCGCGCTCTCCACCCCGAGCCCGTGA
- a CDS encoding NmrA family NAD(P)-binding protein: protein MSTSSRGNSARVLVTGATGNTGRHIVSRLTELGFTVRTATRGERPADSTTEHVRFDWADPSNHDEVLAGVDRMYLISPIAVEDPSTLMLPFIERALAKGVRRVVLLSSSAVPEGTPGLGTVHRYLREHVPEWTVLQPSWFMQNFVNAQHHHGASLKHDGVVVTATGEGRVGFVDARDIAEVAVRALADERAHDTAHVITGPQALSYGELVGVISQVTGRPMRHVQVDGEKVRQHMMGAGIPERYAGLLAGLEESIRQGTEARVTDTVSRVTGRPPRSFEDFARAHASFWK, encoded by the coding sequence ATGAGCACCTCCTCCCGTGGAAACTCCGCCCGCGTCCTCGTCACCGGGGCGACGGGGAACACCGGAAGGCACATCGTCTCGCGCCTGACGGAGCTCGGCTTCACCGTCCGGACCGCGACGCGCGGAGAGCGCCCCGCGGACAGCACCACCGAGCACGTGCGCTTCGATTGGGCCGATCCGTCCAACCATGACGAGGTCCTGGCCGGCGTGGACCGGATGTACCTGATCTCCCCGATAGCGGTGGAGGATCCCTCCACCCTCATGCTGCCCTTCATCGAGCGGGCGTTGGCGAAGGGCGTGCGGCGGGTCGTCCTGTTGAGCTCGTCCGCCGTGCCCGAGGGGACTCCGGGGTTGGGCACCGTGCACCGGTACCTGCGTGAACACGTGCCGGAGTGGACCGTGCTCCAGCCGTCGTGGTTCATGCAGAACTTCGTGAACGCGCAGCACCACCACGGTGCCAGTCTCAAGCACGACGGGGTGGTCGTGACGGCCACGGGCGAGGGGCGCGTCGGGTTCGTCGATGCCCGGGACATCGCGGAGGTCGCCGTCCGGGCGCTCGCCGATGAGCGGGCCCACGACACCGCGCATGTCATCACCGGCCCCCAGGCGCTGAGCTACGGGGAGCTCGTGGGCGTGATCTCCCAGGTGACCGGCCGTCCGATGCGGCACGTGCAGGTGGACGGTGAGAAGGTCCGCCAGCACATGATGGGCGCGGGGATTCCGGAACGGTACGCGGGGCTGCTCGCCGGGCTCGAGGAGTCCATCCGGCAGGGGACGGAGGCG
- a CDS encoding nuclear transport factor 2 family protein — protein sequence MTPTHSRDAASLLDAHLELIPTDIGRWLELFTEDAVVEFPYAAGLGLPERLEGREAIRQYFADTPKHFQGLVFTNVRRYPTTAPDVALAEAHGTATIAATGSKYEQDYVMLVKARNGRISLYREYWNPVPGLRAFGGEQNLRKAVNAS from the coding sequence ATGACACCCACACACTCTCGCGATGCCGCCAGCCTGTTGGACGCCCACCTGGAGCTCATTCCCACCGACATCGGGCGCTGGCTCGAGCTGTTCACCGAGGACGCCGTCGTCGAGTTCCCCTACGCGGCCGGGCTCGGGCTGCCCGAGCGCCTGGAGGGGCGGGAGGCGATCCGCCAGTACTTCGCGGACACGCCCAAGCACTTCCAGGGGCTCGTCTTCACGAACGTCCGGCGCTACCCCACGACGGCGCCGGACGTCGCGCTCGCGGAGGCGCACGGCACGGCGACCATCGCCGCCACGGGCAGCAAGTACGAGCAGGACTACGTCATGCTGGTGAAGGCGCGCAACGGGAGGATCTCGCTCTACCGGGAGTACTGGAACCCCGTCCCGGGGCTCCGGGCCTTCGGCGGGGAGCAGAACCTGCGGAAGGCGGTGAACGCGTCATGA